Proteins found in one Choloepus didactylus isolate mChoDid1 chromosome 3, mChoDid1.pri, whole genome shotgun sequence genomic segment:
- the C3H4orf36 gene encoding uncharacterized protein C4orf36 homolog, with product MAYGLPRKNTVKTILRGSCYNVQEPWDLALLTKTWYNNLANIKLPFLEEIAFGSPIQLKLFATKKDNLLPSVESINLERKYEMKRLNNLKCQKNMSEEIRCSLRDRPVGLRRPIPPK from the exons ATGGCTTATGGCTTGCCAAGAAAGAACACAGTGAAAACCATTTTGCGGGGTAGTTGTTATAATGT ACAGGAACCTTGGGATCTTGCTCTGCTTACAAAGACCTGGTACAATAACCTAGCCAACATCAAGTTGCCTTTCTTGGAAGAAATTGCATTTGGTAGTCCCATACAGCTCAAACTATTTGCAACCAAGAAGGATAATCTGCTCCCCTCAGTGGAAT ccaTCAACCTCGAAAGGAAGTATGAAATGAAGCGCCTAAATAACCTTAAATGTCAGAAAAACATGTCTGAGGAAATTCGGTGTTCCCTAAGGGACAGGCCAGTTGGGTTGAGAAGACCAATTCCACCTAAGTGA